In one window of Pristiophorus japonicus isolate sPriJap1 chromosome 9, sPriJap1.hap1, whole genome shotgun sequence DNA:
- the mrpl57 gene encoding large ribosomal subunit protein mL63 — MFLTAFLLRKGIPGKQWIGKYRRPRQITWQMKRNVIQRLEIERETEYWLSRPWMTREQERGHATQRRAERWEAFKTAKAATFPESKYIDEHLKHLNVTKKWGM, encoded by the coding sequence ATGTTTCTTACAGCATTTTTGCTTCGGAAAGGAATCCCAGGCAAACAGTGGATAGGAAAGTACAGACGTCCTAGACAGATTACCTGGCAAATGAAACGCAATGTAATTCAGAGGCTGGAGATCGAAAGGGAGACCGAGTACTGGCTGAGCCGCCCCTGGATGACCAGGGAGCAGGAAAGAGGTCATGCTACACAACGCAGAGCTGAGCGTTGGGAAGCCTTCAAGACTGCCAAAGCTGCAACTTTCCCTGAATCCAAGTATATTGATGAGCATTTAAAGCACCTAAATGTAACCAAAAAATGGGGCATGTGA